One genomic window of Candidatus Omnitrophota bacterium includes the following:
- a CDS encoding PEP-utilizing enzyme has product MFVRLSQNNLFRKIVGILILLQFSAGFAVIRGYAAPGNLRPAAVKQDGSRSGTIQNSLDAASLDKVIKTPVIHKDGGITGQDVFKNILGEYRVSSTINNLAFGTFVQGQIDLSSVQNREALVNNFGEIKSKDRFFTLEYAGIPLALVKKAETGEITVKKVVEDIASIPLNILSDNAEKLKTEGVTSSDILVRDFLILEKRSRIDITQCMTVEFGELRDYVYNLAKNVGQEKALEMASAFAGKATVDEAMAEVGEKAKQLGRDQAKDTGLALAGGKGLSLSVMSRVVDVPPGLNVTTTAYFKFVKDNKQVWEKIFNELQTLDTMDDQKRDVVTSEIRDVIKSAPIPEDIKAEVTAMYHQLSVIRFLAGKPSPAPVAVRSSGTKEDIHVKTWLPVSTGSQAGQSDTFLNVKGERDVLDKLRADWASLFTDRAVSYRDDATFLQFSGAIDFNGKTSQDVYWGIVAKLREYSKKLDKPEYNVYADLMSKVTSPNPGSVSLMNAMEEILRQESNPEMSNALAVLKKKAEEVVHPEQIGIDVVIMQMAKSYLAGVLFTVNPATKMAGVAQSLYKSWYMGDDSLVYRDAKTDIIQGTRPIVVSFDVAFGYGENVVGGKVNPDKFIMGTYDGESWFVIEKSKGNKLIQMKDVEEVIDLLKDKISEKGQRQLAMTVKDAIAYDEVGKRINGIMATKLYGIKYLKALEGKEESDKDKKARVQAIANEIADMVKNKVSEDEVVAFIKGNFEVVNRKGYKGIQEMALSGVVREVFEKVQQAQAETDRGMFKLSKQLGDMGKADTLIHMIKEVWENKEFTLSDRQAILDKLNLTNQELRNMSYLIRALVDNSFTSNYETTLTHQDTFTMTDDQAQYVARMGWAITEYYKDARDIEYAIEIDKTASSDKAVRLYVVDDLGNVQGMDNNGNLVTVKSEKDKARIKEAKLRLYNVQARPYTAEYLKVDVMRARTEADEKWLEENSPKAIASGTKGENATQGYVLVFDPNKDVAWHADQIRRLKAGDFTAEEKAQIMAMGFNPEEYGSGKEKQLSVILYLLEADPNHDPIMRLVDSVVTIRGGDTCHAAIFCREQGIPAVTGAGKVILNGQLLKTGDAVTVDANNGNIYEMPADAGARIPINYVKFKIKPYGIPGDDDNMPYPGIGQIIAAASAAQQNSPIMLAVDAVGNSLTRAEFKGEEIGINVYAGYGHYLLQQIKAGKIKEPVRVRVQELIQGKVPGAKRFVDNIENVMAGAFAKDPAARSAYRDIMGKDFNKADSLQLLEFFDLKSDIELYGLDALKLVKQQVDILDLVPRLPENMYQTLEYLYGATQRRLNYDYNIIADLQNHPWILKEVDSKLAEKGYATFKEYITNEFLYFYNLMGFTIAPDQTAKNRAYDFAQDKIRGMPGSEVFSWPGVNPLVGLRGTSLEIEAFDEDFGGNQLVLDFLFDSVIQAHQNTGNQAWFYVFVRSSRELETLDKIIEHKAKQTGKLPKEIGIMIEVPSAALVADELAVKMSEMEKKYKKYGVEHTFFSFGTNDYSHLAGMGDREDPRMKLKIMDPAAIEAIGEMKAAGYYYDDAAKVLPLIDEGADVMQQLMETVVAAANGSSVATSLCGEAITALVNRGDYETAGKIMALLDSFGVSMMKVRLAASMTRVDTMAATKGITIPEAGRSILFDLSAGEVKQKKGVIKGEIIFVDNADDLVPNVLKGLQGPELTKKKEMFKLQSLENARSTMRTFNKIVIITKNLVAQQEPELVAEMGKAAFSKFVNDGLLKDIGNGQYVWTNLGVKTEKFNQELTIQGFSEKERKAIEGLWQKAWDNSIEGLERRGIDWDDLQYAKAIIVDADVNLDGWDVFRKDKSIIPTRIKATVKGISSRRAELEGQLATIDYAAKKVYKDFLSVEKIAAVLRSLPIPAEKPMITTQSAVAENANSVYQKIGYHPKLLLAYERNAVNELGKIFEEYVGKLVEEVEKVTQETDVQKRVWLLQKLQNKVGGLAEPMIKSFMSDVLSEAMRTGAVTLPDNWNKKLWEAYRSDLESEISKILNGKTVEQYFIAQFSEQMKEVLSANKGALVVHLLGSLNCVDFFNMKGGFLVEQVNPNPDYGILGAARAIGDMWEINRMELSAFKAVWDNLPVDQRGNFGLQITNLKGTQSGAVVIGWRNILKQTGIIPGQDGLQVGVNIVTPADSIAADKYFEYFNTLGSGLSFISYDALKLGAAWAGVDIFWKEWRRLAKEDELLRFGVMTGWMAEAKALRFGGKVLSFDISDEAKQTDGGAEVVPYRVVVENLFRGIIKKYDALDNGQALSLEKEELEAILWILNSSPFENMSSPFAAIKSMKNIRNVIERLSDDQKKALSVLSQGLVFVNHGLDKKVAALLVDKKLLDTAYESDTAVYKGLNSGFDSFANALKEVKNAEGALVVSANAVLNNAGTLRVLREIKETGLTLEIIVRADTEDQVNKLIALRADEVATIQAKRLSVVLSGLKNAGITDGKIVVIKGKEEVKDAVEAGVKVVEISMPKTEESSINSMALVAAKAVIIVLNGEETVAAQYREMAVKYAADNSVTSEELDDLQDLTSQISEIPMAKVSEEVAKAQATYEETISKI; this is encoded by the coding sequence GAAAAGGCACTGGAGATGGCATCGGCGTTTGCGGGTAAGGCTACCGTTGACGAGGCTATGGCGGAAGTCGGCGAGAAAGCTAAGCAGTTAGGCCGCGACCAAGCGAAGGACACAGGTCTGGCGCTGGCCGGCGGTAAGGGTTTGAGCCTTTCGGTCATGAGCCGCGTGGTTGACGTGCCGCCTGGTTTGAACGTTACTACTACCGCGTATTTTAAGTTCGTCAAAGATAATAAACAGGTCTGGGAGAAGATCTTTAATGAGCTGCAGACCTTGGATACTATGGATGACCAGAAGCGCGACGTTGTCACTTCGGAGATCCGCGATGTCATTAAAAGCGCGCCGATACCCGAAGACATCAAGGCTGAGGTAACAGCAATGTACCACCAGCTAAGCGTTATCCGTTTTCTTGCCGGTAAACCTTCGCCCGCTCCGGTGGCTGTCCGCTCTTCCGGCACCAAAGAGGATATTCACGTTAAAACCTGGCTGCCGGTTTCCACCGGTTCCCAGGCCGGCCAGTCGGATACATTCCTTAATGTTAAGGGCGAACGGGATGTCCTGGATAAATTACGCGCCGATTGGGCGTCTTTATTTACCGATCGCGCGGTCAGCTACCGTGATGACGCCACCTTCTTGCAGTTCTCTGGAGCCATCGATTTTAACGGTAAGACTTCTCAGGATGTCTATTGGGGGATCGTGGCGAAGCTTCGGGAATACTCCAAGAAACTGGATAAGCCTGAATATAACGTGTACGCTGACTTAATGAGTAAAGTCACCAGCCCTAACCCTGGGTCGGTGAGCCTGATGAACGCCATGGAGGAGATCCTGAGACAGGAATCGAATCCGGAGATGTCCAATGCCCTTGCCGTTCTGAAGAAGAAAGCAGAGGAGGTTGTGCATCCCGAACAGATCGGTATCGACGTTGTGATCATGCAGATGGCTAAGAGTTATCTTGCCGGCGTGCTTTTTACCGTCAATCCGGCGACCAAGATGGCCGGTGTGGCCCAGTCGTTATACAAGTCATGGTATATGGGTGATGATTCGCTCGTGTACCGCGACGCGAAGACCGATATTATCCAGGGAACCAGGCCCATAGTGGTGAGCTTTGATGTGGCCTTCGGCTACGGCGAGAACGTAGTCGGCGGCAAGGTAAACCCGGACAAGTTCATTATGGGCACCTACGACGGCGAGAGCTGGTTTGTTATCGAGAAAAGCAAAGGCAATAAACTTATTCAGATGAAGGACGTGGAAGAAGTCATCGATCTCCTCAAAGACAAGATATCGGAAAAGGGCCAGCGGCAGCTCGCTATGACCGTGAAAGACGCGATCGCGTATGATGAGGTCGGCAAGCGGATCAACGGCATTATGGCGACCAAACTCTACGGTATCAAGTATCTTAAGGCGCTTGAGGGTAAAGAGGAAAGCGATAAAGACAAGAAGGCCCGCGTACAGGCTATCGCCAATGAGATTGCCGACATGGTCAAGAATAAGGTTTCCGAGGATGAAGTTGTCGCGTTCATCAAGGGTAACTTTGAGGTCGTTAACCGGAAGGGCTATAAAGGCATTCAGGAAATGGCGCTTTCGGGAGTGGTCAGGGAAGTGTTTGAGAAAGTCCAACAGGCCCAGGCTGAGACCGACCGGGGTATGTTTAAACTCTCAAAGCAGCTCGGCGATATGGGAAAGGCCGATACGCTTATCCATATGATCAAGGAGGTTTGGGAGAATAAGGAATTTACTCTTTCCGACCGCCAGGCGATTCTTGACAAACTGAACCTTACCAACCAGGAATTGCGTAATATGAGTTACCTTATCCGCGCGCTGGTGGATAATAGCTTTACTTCAAATTATGAGACTACTTTAACCCACCAGGATACCTTTACTATGACCGATGATCAGGCCCAGTATGTGGCGCGTATGGGTTGGGCGATCACCGAATATTATAAGGATGCCCGAGATATAGAGTATGCCATCGAGATAGATAAAACCGCTTCTTCCGACAAAGCGGTGAGGCTTTACGTTGTGGACGACCTGGGCAATGTCCAGGGAATGGACAATAATGGCAACCTGGTAACGGTGAAGTCCGAAAAGGATAAAGCGCGTATAAAAGAAGCGAAGCTGCGCCTGTATAACGTGCAGGCCCGTCCGTATACCGCGGAATACTTGAAGGTGGATGTAATGCGCGCCCGGACCGAAGCGGATGAAAAGTGGCTTGAGGAGAATTCTCCTAAAGCGATTGCCAGCGGGACTAAGGGAGAGAACGCGACGCAGGGTTATGTGCTGGTGTTCGATCCTAACAAAGACGTTGCCTGGCACGCGGACCAGATCCGTCGTTTGAAAGCCGGAGATTTTACTGCGGAGGAAAAAGCCCAGATCATGGCTATGGGGTTTAATCCCGAAGAGTATGGTTCAGGCAAAGAAAAGCAATTGTCGGTTATTCTTTATCTGCTTGAAGCTGACCCGAATCATGATCCGATCATGCGCCTGGTTGATTCGGTTGTTACTATCCGCGGCGGCGATACCTGCCACGCGGCTATCTTTTGCCGTGAACAAGGGATCCCTGCGGTCACCGGCGCGGGCAAGGTTATACTCAACGGCCAATTGCTTAAGACCGGTGACGCGGTTACCGTTGATGCTAATAACGGGAATATTTACGAAATGCCCGCTGATGCCGGAGCGCGCATTCCGATCAACTACGTGAAATTCAAGATTAAACCGTATGGCATCCCCGGCGACGACGACAATATGCCGTATCCGGGCATCGGCCAGATCATCGCCGCGGCAAGTGCCGCTCAGCAGAACTCGCCTATTATGCTTGCGGTTGACGCGGTCGGTAACTCGCTGACCCGCGCCGAGTTCAAAGGCGAAGAGATCGGTATCAACGTTTACGCCGGCTATGGCCATTATCTTTTACAGCAGATCAAGGCCGGAAAAATAAAGGAGCCAGTGAGGGTGCGTGTCCAGGAATTGATCCAGGGCAAGGTTCCCGGCGCAAAGAGGTTCGTGGACAATATTGAAAATGTTATGGCAGGCGCTTTTGCCAAGGATCCCGCCGCGCGTTCGGCATATCGCGACATTATGGGTAAGGATTTCAATAAGGCGGATAGCCTGCAATTGCTGGAGTTTTTCGATTTGAAGAGCGACATTGAGCTGTATGGATTGGATGCGCTTAAACTGGTAAAACAGCAGGTTGATATTCTTGATCTCGTTCCCCGGCTTCCGGAGAATATGTATCAGACGCTTGAATATCTTTATGGCGCCACTCAGCGCAGGCTCAACTATGATTATAATATTATCGCCGATCTTCAGAACCATCCGTGGATACTGAAAGAAGTCGATTCTAAACTCGCGGAAAAGGGTTACGCGACGTTCAAGGAATACATCACTAACGAATTCCTGTATTTTTACAATTTGATGGGTTTTACCATTGCGCCCGATCAGACCGCCAAGAACAGGGCTTACGATTTCGCCCAGGATAAGATCCGCGGCATGCCCGGTTCCGAGGTTTTTTCCTGGCCCGGAGTCAATCCGTTGGTCGGTTTGCGCGGTACGTCGTTGGAGATCGAGGCCTTTGACGAAGATTTCGGCGGCAATCAGCTGGTATTGGATTTTCTTTTTGATTCCGTGATCCAGGCGCACCAGAATACCGGTAACCAAGCCTGGTTTTATGTGTTTGTCCGTTCTTCCCGGGAGTTAGAGACCCTGGATAAGATCATTGAGCACAAGGCTAAGCAGACCGGGAAGCTTCCGAAAGAGATCGGGATCATGATCGAAGTTCCCAGTGCCGCTTTGGTGGCTGATGAGCTTGCTGTTAAGATGTCCGAGATGGAGAAAAAATATAAGAAGTATGGCGTTGAGCATACTTTCTTTTCCTTCGGCACTAACGACTATTCGCATCTTGCTGGTATGGGTGACCGTGAAGACCCGCGAATGAAACTCAAGATTATGGATCCCGCAGCGATCGAAGCGATCGGCGAGATGAAAGCAGCGGGGTATTATTATGATGATGCTGCTAAAGTGCTTCCGTTGATTGATGAAGGCGCTGATGTTATGCAGCAGCTTATGGAAACAGTGGTTGCTGCGGCTAATGGTTCAAGCGTGGCTACCTCGCTTTGCGGCGAGGCGATCACCGCCCTGGTTAACCGCGGGGATTATGAGACCGCAGGCAAGATAATGGCGCTTCTGGATTCTTTCGGCGTGAGCATGATGAAAGTCCGCCTCGCAGCTTCAATGACGCGCGTGGACACCATGGCGGCTACCAAAGGGATCACCATTCCGGAAGCCGGACGTTCGATCCTGTTCGATTTGTCTGCCGGCGAGGTGAAACAGAAAAAGGGCGTCATCAAGGGCGAGATAATATTCGTTGATAATGCCGATGATCTCGTCCCGAACGTCCTTAAAGGCCTTCAGGGTCCGGAGCTGACGAAAAAGAAAGAGATGTTCAAGCTCCAGAGCCTGGAAAACGCCCGTTCGACTATGCGTACCTTCAATAAGATCGTAATTATCACTAAAAACCTCGTTGCTCAGCAGGAGCCTGAGTTGGTCGCGGAGATGGGCAAAGCCGCATTCAGCAAGTTTGTCAATGACGGCCTGCTTAAAGATATCGGTAATGGGCAGTATGTCTGGACGAATCTGGGTGTAAAGACGGAGAAGTTCAACCAGGAATTGACAATTCAAGGTTTCTCTGAAAAAGAACGTAAAGCTATTGAAGGTTTGTGGCAGAAGGCCTGGGATAACAGCATTGAAGGGCTTGAGCGCCGCGGAATTGATTGGGATGATCTACAATATGCCAAGGCTATAATCGTTGATGCGGACGTTAACCTTGATGGCTGGGATGTGTTCCGCAAGGACAAGAGTATTATTCCGACCCGTATCAAGGCTACGGTCAAAGGTATAAGCTCCCGCCGTGCGGAGTTAGAAGGGCAATTGGCAACTATAGATTACGCCGCTAAGAAGGTCTACAAGGATTTTCTCAGCGTGGAAAAGATCGCTGCCGTCCTGCGCAGTCTTCCTATCCCAGCGGAAAAGCCTATGATAACTACGCAATCGGCTGTCGCGGAGAACGCCAACAGTGTATACCAGAAGATCGGGTATCATCCTAAGCTCCTTCTTGCCTATGAGCGGAATGCTGTGAATGAACTTGGAAAGATATTCGAGGAATATGTAGGCAAGCTGGTTGAAGAAGTTGAAAAAGTTACTCAGGAGACCGACGTTCAGAAACGCGTATGGCTTTTACAGAAACTGCAGAATAAAGTTGGCGGGCTTGCGGAACCGATGATCAAATCGTTTATGAGCGATGTGCTTTCCGAGGCCATGCGCACAGGTGCGGTAACGCTGCCGGATAACTGGAACAAGAAGCTTTGGGAGGCCTATCGCAGCGACCTGGAAAGCGAGATCAGTAAGATCCTTAACGGAAAGACGGTTGAGCAGTATTTTATCGCGCAGTTCAGCGAACAGATGAAGGAAGTGCTCTCCGCCAACAAAGGGGCATTGGTTGTCCATCTTTTGGGAAGCCTCAACTGTGTTGATTTCTTTAATATGAAAGGCGGTTTCCTGGTTGAACAGGTCAATCCCAACCCTGATTACGGCATTCTTGGAGCGGCGCGCGCAATAGGGGATATGTGGGAGATAAACCGCATGGAATTGTCCGCTTTTAAGGCGGTATGGGATAATCTGCCGGTTGACCAGCGCGGTAATTTTGGCCTGCAGATCACCAATCTCAAAGGCACCCAGTCCGGCGCGGTGGTGATCGGCTGGCGTAATATTCTGAAACAAACCGGTATTATCCCGGGGCAAGACGGTTTGCAGGTTGGCGTCAATATCGTCACTCCGGCGGATAGCATCGCTGCGGATAAGTATTTTGAGTACTTTAATACGCTCGGAAGCGGGTTAAGTTTTATCTCATATGATGCGTTGAAGCTTGGCGCTGCCTGGGCCGGCGTGGATATTTTTTGGAAGGAATGGAGGAGGCTGGCTAAGGAAGATGAGTTGTTGAGGTTCGGCGTCATGACCGGCTGGATGGCGGAAGCCAAGGCTCTGAGGTTCGGCGGCAAAGTCCTTTCCTTTGATATTTCTGACGAAGCCAAACAGACTGACGGCGGCGCTGAGGTTGTGCCTTACCGGGTAGTGGTGGAGAATCTCTTCCGGGGGATCATTAAGAAATATGATGCTTTGGATAACGGCCAAGCTCTTTCTCTCGAAAAAGAAGAGTTGGAGGCAATACTCTGGATCTTGAATTCTTCTCCTTTTGAGAATATGTCAAGCCCGTTTGCCGCGATCAAGAGTATGAAGAATATCAGGAATGTGATCGAAAGGCTCAGCGATGACCAAAAGAAGGCCCTAAGTGTACTTTCACAGGGCTTGGTTTTTGTCAATCACGGGCTGGATAAAAAGGTGGCGGCATTGCTCGTAGACAAGAAGTTGCTCGACACCGCATATGAATCCGACACGGCGGTATATAAAGGGTTGAACAGCGGTTTTGACAGCTTCGCCAATGCCTTGAAAGAGGTTAAGAATGCCGAGGGCGCTTTAGTGGTTAGCGCAAATGCTGTGTTGAATAACGCCGGAACGCTGAGAGTCCTGAGAGAAATAAAAGAAACCGGGCTGACCTTGGAAATAATCGTCCGGGCTGATACGGAAGATCAGGTGAATAAGCTGATTGCCCTTCGGGCAGACGAAGTCGCGACTATCCAGGCCAAGCGGCTGTCAGTTGTGCTCAGCGGCTTGAAGAACGCGGGTATAACCGATGGCAAGATAGTGGTGATTAAAGGCAAAGAAGAAGTAAAAGACGCGGTAGAAGCCGGCGTAAAGGTCGTAGAGATCTCCATGCCTAAAACAGAGGAGTCCAGTATCAACTCCATGGCCTTAGTTGCGGCAAAAGCGGTAATCATAGTGTTAAATGGTGAAGAAACGGTTGCCGCGCAATACCGGGAAATGGCGGTAAAATACGCCGCAGATAACAGCGTAACCTCTGAAGAATTGGATGATCTGCAGGACCTGACCAGCCAGATCTCGGAGATACCCATGGCCAAGGTCAGCGAAGAAGTCGCTAAGGCGCAGGCCACTTATGAGGAGACTATAAGCAAGATATAA